Proteins from a single region of Eremothecium gossypii ATCC 10895 chromosome VI, complete sequence:
- a CDS encoding AFR758Cp (NOHBY677; No homolog in Saccharomyces cerevisiae; Similar to Ashbya gossypii AGL368W and AGL369W), producing the protein MLAPFSEVLWWGACVHVWGLRPSTNEKDLERRTCSHSCTGTIVRFLAQQSPLVRHKNCRLNPLFTLARCHVVAEMLRDTESKTSIEGHKVDAVNDTALKRYRYRTAICWLFCYVCHVAFCNCVLARAVQLFKEEDSEKLLANLKNYAILNCYSFELMAQTIAPAGRLMNGWKFTALALCSIYLIIFDPELLYVSGCLLNFFPSVKSWSLDAIAKYFIWEACVLYSIVAWVPVAANFILICKYVLAEERAMELSLGAYFDEPDNDAMLENESFSLKRARVVHNLKIIKMAVAGILFIHLLLQVFLFIIAYPASVLSEVSGKSGLYAYVLVGLLFATVVRLLSILFCICYILVTSNCIRFLSSMILFVSVVQSDFVMGVCCSFILSTVSLVG; encoded by the coding sequence ATGCTGGCTCCCTTCTCTGAGGTCTTGTGGTGGGGTGCCTGCGTACACGTCTGGGGGCTCCGGCCAAGCACCAACGAGAAAGACTTGGAGAGGCGGACCTGCAGCCATTCGTGCACCGGCACCATCGTGCGTTTCCTGGCGCAGCAGTCACCCCTCGTTCGCCATAAAAACTGCCGGCTGAATCCACTATTTACGCTAGCCCGCTGCCACGTAGTCGCTGAGATGCTGCGCGATACAGAGAGCAAGACCTCCATCGAAGGGCATAAGGTTGATGCAGTAAACGATACTGCTCTGAAACGATACCGGTACAGAACGGCCATATGCTGGCTATTCTGCTACGTCTGCCATGTTGCTTTCTGTAACTGCGTTTTGGCCAGAGCCGTGCAACTATTCAAAGAGGAAGATTCGGAGAAGCTCCTTGCTAACCTCAAAAATTATGCAATCCTCAATTGCTATTCTTTTGAGTTAATGGCACAGACCATAGCGCCGGCTGGGCGCCTGATGAATGGATGGAAGTTCACAGCTTTGGCACTATGTTCAATATACCTGATAATATTTGATCCAGAGTTACTATATGTTAGTGGTTGCTTATTAAACTTCTTTCCATCAGTTAAGTCTTGGTCTCTGGATGCTATTGCAAAATATTTTATTTGGGAGGCCTGTGTATTGTACTCGATTGTAGCTTGGGTTCCGGTAGCTGCAAACTTCATACTGATCTGCAAATATGTGCTGGCTGAAGAGAGAGCAATGGAGTTGTCTTTGGGAGCTTATTTCGATGAGCCCGACAATGATGCTATGTTAGAGAACGAGTCTTTTTCCCTGAAACGCGCTAGAGTGGTTCATAACCTAAAAATCATCAAGATGGCTGTTGCTGGCATCTTATTCATTCACTTACTTTTGCAAGTATTCTTGTTTATCATTGCATACCCGGCCTCGGTTCTAAGTGAAGTTTCTGGCAAGTCTGGACTGTACGCTTACGTACTTGTGGGACTGCTATTCGCTACTGTGGTAAGATTGCTTTCCATACTGTTCTGCATTTGTTACATTTTGGTTACATCAAACTGCATAAGATTCTTATCAAGCATGATACTCTTTGTATCCGTAGTACAAAGCGATTTTGTTATGGGAGTCTGTTGCAGCTTTATACTTTCCACCGTCAGCCTTGTGGGCTGA